The Lentzea guizhouensis genome contains a region encoding:
- a CDS encoding glycosyltransferase, whose protein sequence is MTGPSFAHLIRLSDDTGLHEHADGPLPRREHGYCLDDVARGLVVLSREPELPTDLVVLVERYLAFTAHAQADDGRFHNRLGFDRRWQDEPGLGDWWGRALWGLGTAAARGPAAWIRTAALDCFEKSAHHRPPSVRSMAFAALGAAEVLGVDPGHALAAKLLGDISSYVGEPGETPDWPWPEHRLFYANAALPEALIAAGQLLDAPQVRDDGLRLLDWLLTVESREAHLSPTPAGGWHVGEPRPAFDQQPVEVAALADACARAYQATGNLKWLNGLRRTVAWFDGDNDLGVPMRDKETGGGYDGLVRDGVNRNQGAESTLALISTLQHGRTSLGGTG, encoded by the coding sequence GTGACCGGCCCGAGTTTCGCCCACCTGATCCGGCTCAGCGACGACACGGGTCTGCACGAGCACGCCGACGGTCCGCTCCCCCGTCGCGAACACGGGTACTGCCTCGACGACGTCGCCCGCGGCCTGGTCGTCCTGTCCCGCGAACCGGAGCTGCCCACCGATCTGGTCGTTCTGGTGGAGCGCTATCTCGCCTTCACCGCGCACGCACAGGCCGACGACGGGCGGTTCCACAACCGGCTCGGCTTCGACCGCCGCTGGCAGGACGAGCCGGGGCTGGGTGACTGGTGGGGACGCGCGTTGTGGGGGCTGGGCACCGCGGCCGCACGTGGCCCGGCGGCCTGGATCCGCACGGCTGCGCTGGACTGCTTCGAGAAGAGCGCCCATCACCGGCCACCGTCGGTGCGCTCGATGGCCTTCGCCGCGCTCGGTGCCGCCGAGGTGCTGGGTGTCGATCCCGGTCACGCCCTCGCGGCCAAGCTGCTCGGTGACATCTCCTCGTACGTCGGGGAACCGGGCGAGACACCGGACTGGCCGTGGCCTGAACACCGGCTCTTCTACGCCAACGCCGCGCTGCCCGAAGCGCTGATCGCCGCGGGCCAGCTCCTCGACGCCCCCCAGGTCCGCGACGACGGTCTGCGGCTGCTGGACTGGCTGCTGACCGTCGAGTCCCGCGAAGCCCACCTCTCGCCCACCCCGGCAGGTGGCTGGCACGTCGGAGAACCCCGCCCGGCGTTCGACCAGCAACCCGTCGAGGTCGCCGCGCTCGCCGACGCCTGTGCTCGCGCCTACCAGGCCACAGGCAACCTGAAGTGGCTCAACGGTCTTCGCCGCACGGTCGCGTGGTTCGACGGTGACAACGACCTCGGCGTGCCCATGCGCGACAAGGAGACCGGGGGCGGCTACGACGGACTGGTGCGCGACGGTGTCAACCGCAACCAGGGCGCCGAGTCGACGCTGGCGCTGATCTCCACTCTGCAGCACGGCCGCACTTCGCTGGGGGGCACCGGATGA
- a CDS encoding glycosyltransferase: protein MFGVLARLRVPVIIVLHTVLTTPTPGQRQVLEEVVGHADAVVTMSEAARQRLVDGYAVERPDEVVVIPHGALPVNPPALMPSADRPMILTWGLLGRGKGIEWGISALGALRDLKPRYLVAGQTHPKVLAHEGELYRGNLRNRAAALGVADLVEFDPAYREIEALAELVGQADVVLLPYDSSEQVTSGVLIEALAAGKPVVATEFPHAVELLADGAGLLVPHRDPDAIAAALRRVLTEPGLVAGMSDRSASLAPTLNWSAVANRYRRLAERLLAGRVVVTT from the coding sequence GTGTTCGGCGTGCTGGCCCGGCTGCGGGTCCCGGTGATCATCGTCCTGCACACCGTGCTCACCACGCCCACGCCTGGCCAACGGCAGGTGCTCGAAGAGGTCGTCGGCCATGCCGACGCCGTGGTGACCATGTCCGAGGCCGCGCGGCAGCGGCTCGTGGACGGCTACGCCGTCGAGCGGCCCGATGAGGTCGTCGTCATCCCGCACGGCGCGCTCCCCGTCAACCCTCCCGCCCTCATGCCGTCCGCCGACCGGCCGATGATCCTCACCTGGGGTCTGCTGGGGCGCGGCAAGGGCATCGAGTGGGGTATCTCCGCGTTGGGCGCGCTGCGCGATCTGAAGCCCCGTTATCTCGTGGCGGGCCAGACCCATCCCAAGGTGCTGGCGCACGAGGGCGAGCTCTACCGCGGCAACCTGCGCAACCGCGCGGCCGCGCTCGGTGTCGCGGACCTGGTCGAGTTCGACCCGGCCTACCGCGAGATCGAGGCGCTGGCGGAGCTCGTCGGCCAAGCCGATGTCGTGCTGCTGCCCTACGACTCGTCGGAGCAGGTCACTTCCGGCGTGCTGATCGAGGCCCTGGCCGCCGGCAAACCGGTGGTCGCGACCGAGTTCCCGCACGCCGTCGAACTGCTGGCCGACGGGGCCGGGCTGCTGGTGCCCCACCGCGATCCGGACGCCATCGCCGCGGCGTTGCGGCGGGTGCTGACCGAACCGGGGCTCGTGGCCGGGATGAGCGACCGCTCGGCCAGTCTCGCCCCGACGCTGAACTGGTCCGCCGTCGCCAACCGGTATCGCCGCCTGGCTGAGCGCCTCCTCGCCGGCCGAGTCGTCGTGACCACGTGA
- a CDS encoding tetratricopeptide repeat protein, with the protein MAIPDSSPGADRAPRTIGLPDVETLEADTDALRLMDYRQGGDACLGAVRSRIEDGRLMLDASAAEHVRRRLHAALGDLHNLAGWICFDVGLAGKARVHFARALVLAGWGRHSGLVANICYRLGRVCLHHESLDEALDYFELGMIAAAGPGDELAASILSMNSAWTHAKKGDEDRALAELERGQAQFAAADHTDVPTWARFFTGTDRSAVIGAVHTDLAHTAGLRHTRTAIPLLTEAVDDYGDDMARSRAFSLILLSMNHLLAGDLDHGVAVGFRALASAEALASARVRDRIRPLGKQAEHHHSHAGARELAARIAVYAGTPLRPH; encoded by the coding sequence ATGGCGATCCCGGATTCTTCTCCTGGTGCCGATCGTGCGCCGCGCACGATCGGTCTGCCCGACGTGGAGACGTTGGAAGCGGACACGGATGCCTTGCGCCTGATGGACTACCGCCAGGGCGGGGACGCCTGTCTCGGCGCGGTCCGAAGCCGGATCGAGGACGGGCGACTGATGCTCGATGCGTCGGCCGCGGAGCACGTGCGACGACGGTTGCACGCGGCGCTGGGAGATCTGCACAACCTCGCCGGTTGGATCTGCTTCGACGTCGGCCTGGCCGGAAAGGCGCGCGTGCACTTCGCTCGAGCGCTGGTGCTCGCGGGATGGGGCCGGCACAGCGGCCTGGTCGCCAACATCTGTTATCGGCTCGGACGTGTGTGCCTGCACCACGAGAGTCTTGACGAGGCCTTGGACTACTTCGAGCTGGGCATGATCGCGGCAGCCGGGCCGGGCGACGAGCTCGCGGCCAGCATCCTGTCGATGAACTCGGCGTGGACCCACGCCAAGAAGGGTGACGAAGACCGGGCACTCGCCGAGCTCGAACGCGGCCAGGCCCAGTTCGCGGCCGCCGACCACACCGACGTGCCCACCTGGGCCAGGTTCTTCACCGGGACCGACCGGTCGGCCGTGATCGGCGCCGTCCACACCGACCTGGCCCACACCGCGGGTCTTCGCCACACCCGGACCGCGATTCCGCTGCTCACCGAAGCGGTCGACGACTACGGCGACGACATGGCCCGCAGCCGCGCGTTCAGCCTGATCCTGCTGTCGATGAACCACCTGCTCGCCGGGGACCTCGACCACGGCGTCGCCGTCGGGTTCCGCGCACTGGCATCCGCCGAGGCCCTGGCCTCGGCACGCGTGCGTGACCGCATCCGCCCACTCGGCAAGCAAGCGGAGCACCACCACTCTCATGCCGGCGCGCGGGAACTCGCCGCGCGCATCGCGGTCTACGCTGGCACACCGCTGCGGCCACACTGA
- a CDS encoding GAF and ANTAR domain-containing protein: protein MGTNRHLDVLMGINEIARADQKPVDVRHVCLACRIGLNAVGVGIYLAGTAQPVEVVGTTGDEMAELQVTLGEGPVPEALRQNRPVFVSDLTGGLSARRWPVFAPAAVAAGVAAVFVIPLTLGAIALGALEICRDVDGPLSADELADALLFADAVTMLLLGRSPMSAALDVADLPHSGPDGRWAVVHQATGMASVQLGADLGEAFLRLRAHAYLTGVRLSEVAADVVALRLRFTPDTDHEKQT from the coding sequence GTGGGCACGAATCGGCACCTCGACGTACTCATGGGGATCAACGAGATCGCCAGGGCCGACCAGAAGCCCGTCGACGTCCGCCACGTCTGCCTTGCCTGCCGGATCGGCCTGAACGCGGTCGGAGTGGGGATCTACCTCGCCGGTACCGCGCAACCGGTCGAGGTGGTCGGAACCACGGGCGACGAGATGGCCGAGCTGCAGGTGACGTTGGGTGAGGGGCCCGTGCCTGAGGCTTTGCGGCAGAACCGGCCGGTGTTCGTGTCCGACCTGACAGGCGGGTTGAGTGCGAGGCGGTGGCCCGTGTTCGCTCCTGCCGCGGTCGCCGCAGGAGTGGCAGCGGTCTTCGTGATCCCCTTGACGCTCGGGGCGATCGCGTTGGGCGCCTTGGAGATCTGCCGGGACGTCGACGGCCCGTTGTCAGCGGACGAGCTCGCGGACGCGCTGCTGTTCGCGGACGCGGTGACAATGCTGTTGCTCGGCCGATCTCCGATGTCGGCGGCACTGGACGTCGCCGACCTGCCGCATTCCGGGCCGGATGGCCGCTGGGCGGTGGTGCATCAGGCCACCGGGATGGCGTCGGTGCAGCTGGGCGCCGATCTCGGTGAGGCGTTTCTGAGGCTGCGCGCGCACGCGTATCTCACCGGTGTCCGTCTGTCGGAGGTGGCGGCCGACGTGGTCGCGCTCAGACTGAGGTTCACCCCGGACACCGACCATGAGAAGCAGACGTGA
- a CDS encoding non-ribosomal peptide synthetase, whose protein sequence is MARTRLLHGTVLDEALSAPDATAWIGAGETMPYARLDERSAHLAARLADLGVRAGDLVALFLERGPDMAVAILGVLRAGAAFVPLGLDEPAVRRARILADCGPVVVVVHEATAGRFSHDGFRLVGIEGDAGRLAQPEIGADAAAYVIYTSGSSGAPKGVVVEHRNLVPHLDWLAEHLPLGRGDRLLQVAPYTFDAAMTDFFWPLGGGAAVVSLAEGEHLDPYAIATALVDHEITAVRLPPAIMPLLLDEPVFHRAIGLRYLICGGDRLPVPVARRITEALPQVRLFNRYGPTEAAVAVSYHEFDAAGDTGGDVPIGSAVTGAELHLADGTPAVPGAEGELLIGGAVVARGYLGDPELTAARFVEVPGAGRVFRSGDRVRVGAAGAFVFLGRDDGQVQVAGHRVETAEVRAALCEHPGVDDCVITPRADAPDTLAAYVVGRAVQPSADEVRAYLRARLPRHMVPSAVAFVDRLPMTERGKVDLAALHALPFTATGTPPAPPAPATRSAVRDAWLEVLGSAGPAGFLAAGGTSLQAARLANRLRSRCGVSVSTADILRHESLAGFEAWFATQDRTVAPAPPADRQDSGDAPLTHLQERLWFMHEFAPDEPVYNFQAIYHFTGDLDETALRAALTGIIDRHEVLRSTFVARDGVPRQVVHPDNRPSVTLVDLRDTGMTAEGVEATARELAEEFVRRPFDVTTAPLVRWCLIRLDDQRRWLVHSQHHLTHDGWSFSVFLNELLVRYRAEVTGGEVELPEPVLQCGDFARRQRQLWDEHGLREDLPYWLDQLRGVPPLALTPRPDVPVDQSGTQVRRRVSAELVGKIKEQSASAAVTPFMFCFAAWQTFVWLLTGQRDFAVGTAVVNRRWEEAEHMLGCVLNNLAIRTTIAPELDFLTFVRRTADELLAAYAHDTAPLHAIVEQLRLPRNLENPLFQTTFNFHDAPFPDLTLPGTRLVLEEAIANGTAKFPIDVIFITGAQRRTGGTGAEEYDVVWHASARHFDAAQANACADAFLALLARVADVPRSRLSDLPAPRIPVAGVEPADIPTTREEDQSTARVRDIVRTVWTELLGVEVREHDNFFDRGGHSLLAVRVMSRLRARTGQRMPVRLIFEAQTFRDFVNEVARTLLAAGVAS, encoded by the coding sequence ATGGCCCGTACGAGGTTGTTGCACGGCACGGTGCTCGACGAGGCGCTGTCGGCACCGGACGCCACGGCGTGGATCGGCGCCGGCGAGACGATGCCGTACGCCCGGCTGGACGAGCGGTCCGCCCATCTGGCCGCGCGGCTCGCCGACCTGGGGGTGCGGGCCGGCGACCTCGTGGCGCTCTTCCTCGAACGCGGGCCGGACATGGCCGTCGCGATCCTCGGGGTGCTGCGGGCCGGTGCCGCGTTCGTGCCGCTCGGACTGGACGAGCCGGCGGTGCGGCGCGCGCGGATTCTCGCCGACTGCGGGCCGGTCGTGGTGGTCGTGCACGAGGCGACCGCGGGACGGTTCTCGCACGACGGCTTCCGCCTCGTCGGGATCGAGGGCGACGCGGGGCGACTGGCGCAGCCGGAGATCGGCGCGGACGCCGCCGCGTACGTCATCTACACGTCCGGGTCGTCGGGCGCGCCCAAAGGGGTCGTGGTCGAGCACCGCAACCTCGTGCCCCATCTCGACTGGCTCGCCGAACACCTGCCGCTCGGGCGCGGTGATCGGCTGCTCCAGGTGGCGCCGTACACGTTCGACGCCGCCATGACGGACTTCTTCTGGCCGCTCGGCGGCGGTGCCGCCGTGGTGTCACTCGCGGAAGGGGAGCACCTGGACCCGTACGCGATCGCCACGGCACTCGTCGACCACGAGATCACGGCGGTCAGGTTGCCGCCGGCCATCATGCCGCTCCTGCTCGACGAGCCGGTGTTTCACCGCGCCATCGGACTGCGCTACCTCATCTGCGGTGGTGACCGGCTGCCCGTGCCGGTGGCCCGCCGCATCACCGAGGCGTTGCCACAGGTCCGGTTGTTCAACCGGTACGGGCCGACCGAGGCCGCGGTCGCGGTCAGCTACCACGAGTTCGACGCCGCGGGCGACACCGGCGGGGACGTGCCGATCGGATCTGCCGTCACGGGCGCGGAACTGCACCTCGCGGACGGCACGCCGGCCGTGCCCGGTGCGGAGGGTGAGCTGCTGATCGGCGGGGCGGTCGTCGCGCGGGGATACCTCGGCGACCCGGAGCTCACGGCCGCGCGGTTCGTCGAGGTTCCGGGCGCGGGGCGGGTGTTCCGGTCCGGTGATCGCGTCCGGGTCGGCGCCGCGGGTGCGTTCGTGTTCCTGGGCCGGGACGACGGGCAGGTCCAGGTCGCCGGTCACCGGGTCGAGACGGCCGAGGTGCGGGCCGCGCTGTGCGAGCACCCCGGTGTCGACGACTGCGTGATCACGCCGCGTGCCGACGCCCCCGACACGCTCGCCGCGTACGTGGTGGGGAGGGCGGTCCAGCCGTCCGCCGACGAGGTCCGCGCGTATCTGCGGGCCAGGTTGCCCCGTCACATGGTGCCGAGCGCCGTCGCGTTCGTGGACCGGCTGCCGATGACAGAGCGCGGCAAGGTGGATCTCGCCGCGCTGCACGCTCTGCCGTTCACGGCCACGGGAACGCCACCGGCACCACCGGCGCCGGCCACGAGGAGCGCCGTGCGGGACGCCTGGCTGGAGGTGCTCGGGAGCGCCGGACCGGCCGGGTTCCTCGCGGCGGGTGGCACGTCGCTGCAGGCCGCGAGGCTGGCGAACCGGCTGCGGTCCCGGTGCGGTGTCAGCGTGTCCACGGCCGACATCCTGCGGCACGAGAGCCTGGCCGGCTTCGAGGCCTGGTTCGCCACACAGGACCGAACGGTCGCTCCCGCGCCTCCCGCGGACCGCCAGGACAGCGGCGACGCCCCGCTGACGCACCTGCAGGAGCGGCTGTGGTTCATGCACGAGTTCGCGCCGGACGAGCCGGTGTACAACTTCCAGGCGATCTACCACTTCACCGGCGATCTCGACGAGACCGCGCTCCGCGCCGCGCTCACCGGGATCATCGACCGGCACGAGGTCCTGCGCTCCACCTTCGTCGCCCGCGACGGCGTGCCGCGGCAGGTGGTCCATCCGGACAACCGGCCGTCGGTGACCCTCGTCGACCTGCGCGACACGGGCATGACCGCGGAAGGCGTCGAGGCCACGGCCCGCGAGCTCGCCGAGGAGTTCGTGCGCAGGCCTTTCGACGTCACGACGGCGCCGCTGGTCCGCTGGTGCCTGATCCGGCTGGACGACCAGCGGCGGTGGCTCGTGCACAGCCAGCACCACCTCACCCACGACGGCTGGTCGTTCTCCGTCTTCCTGAACGAGCTGCTCGTGCGCTACCGCGCCGAGGTCACGGGCGGCGAGGTCGAGCTGCCGGAGCCGGTGTTGCAGTGCGGCGACTTCGCCCGCCGCCAGCGGCAGCTGTGGGACGAGCACGGGCTTCGCGAAGACCTGCCGTACTGGCTGGACCAGCTGCGCGGGGTGCCACCGCTCGCGCTGACCCCGCGGCCGGACGTGCCGGTCGACCAGTCCGGCACCCAGGTGCGCCGCCGGGTGTCCGCCGAGCTGGTCGGGAAGATCAAGGAGCAGAGCGCCTCCGCGGCCGTCACGCCGTTCATGTTCTGCTTCGCCGCCTGGCAGACGTTCGTGTGGCTCCTGACCGGGCAGCGCGACTTCGCCGTCGGGACGGCGGTCGTGAACAGGCGGTGGGAGGAGGCCGAGCACATGCTCGGCTGCGTGTTGAACAACCTCGCGATCCGCACGACGATCGCGCCGGAACTCGACTTTCTCACGTTCGTGCGGCGAACGGCCGACGAGCTGCTGGCCGCCTACGCGCACGACACCGCGCCGTTGCACGCGATCGTCGAGCAGCTCCGGCTGCCGAGGAACCTGGAGAACCCGCTCTTCCAGACGACGTTCAACTTCCACGACGCGCCGTTCCCCGACCTCACCCTGCCCGGCACGCGGCTGGTGCTGGAGGAGGCGATCGCCAACGGCACCGCGAAGTTCCCGATCGACGTCATCTTCATCACCGGCGCGCAACGCCGGACGGGCGGAACCGGCGCGGAGGAGTACGACGTGGTGTGGCACGCGTCGGCACGTCATTTCGACGCCGCCCAGGCCAATGCCTGCGCTGACGCCTTCCTCGCCCTTCTCGCGCGGGTGGCCGACGTGCCCCGATCGCGGTTGTCGGACCTGCCCGCGCCGAGGATCCCGGTGGCCGGCGTCGAGCCGGCGGACATCCCGACCACACGGGAGGAAGACCAGAGCACGGCACGGGTGCGCGACATCGTCCGCACCGTGTGGACGGAGCTGCTGGGTGTCGAGGTGCGTGAGCACGACAACTTCTTCGACCGTGGCGGCCATTCACTGCTGGCGGTGCGGGTGATGAGCCGTCTGCGGGCCCGGACCGGTCAGCGGATGCCGGTCCGCCTGATCTTCGAGGCGCAGACCTTCCGCGATTTCGTCAACGAGGTCGCGCGCACCCTGCTGGCCGCGGGAGTCGCGTCGTGA
- a CDS encoding aminotransferase class V-fold PLP-dependent enzyme — protein MLRTGIAEVLRADLPIVRTASPGGRPLIYLDSAATTLTPEPVIAAIAGYYREVSASVHRGKHMLSDIASTRFEQVRAETATELGAAAREIAFVPNTTAALNVVASGLRLRPDDVVLVPLDVHHSNLLPWRRTARVRHIRLNDDATVDLDHYGELLRGGPKVVAVSHCSNVTGRYAPVREMARMAHEAGALFVLDAAQSVPHGEIRLAETGADYAAFSAHKMLGPTGIGVLYGRLDELDPLLTGGGTVDWVDLDGARLRDEPHHLEAGTPHIAGVYGLGATLDYLRGLGWREVAAHDRELAAELYRWIEQRPHLAPLGGTGADGRAAIASLRLPARVDADEVARLLSDSYSVMCRSGKLCAQPLIDTIGDGRPVLRVSAYLYTTPDELRTAFEALDEVLSMVGVPVG, from the coding sequence ATGCTCCGCACCGGCATCGCCGAGGTCCTGCGTGCCGACCTCCCCATCGTCCGGACGGCGTCGCCCGGCGGGAGGCCGTTGATCTACCTGGACAGCGCCGCGACCACACTCACACCGGAACCGGTGATCGCCGCGATCGCCGGTTACTACCGCGAGGTCAGCGCGAGTGTCCACCGCGGCAAGCACATGCTGTCGGACATCGCTTCCACGCGGTTCGAACAGGTGAGGGCGGAGACCGCCACCGAGCTCGGTGCCGCCGCGAGGGAGATCGCGTTCGTGCCCAACACCACTGCGGCGCTCAACGTGGTCGCCTCCGGGTTGCGACTCCGCCCGGACGACGTGGTGCTGGTGCCGCTGGACGTCCACCACTCGAACCTGCTGCCGTGGCGGCGAACCGCCCGCGTCCGGCACATCCGGCTCAACGACGACGCGACCGTCGACCTGGACCACTACGGCGAACTGCTCCGCGGCGGTCCGAAGGTCGTGGCGGTGAGCCACTGCTCCAACGTCACCGGCCGGTACGCGCCGGTGCGGGAGATGGCGCGGATGGCACACGAGGCCGGCGCCCTGTTCGTGCTCGACGCCGCGCAGTCCGTGCCGCACGGGGAGATCCGGCTCGCGGAGACCGGTGCCGACTACGCCGCCTTCTCCGCGCACAAGATGCTGGGACCCACCGGGATCGGTGTCCTCTACGGACGGCTGGACGAGCTCGACCCGCTGCTGACCGGTGGTGGCACCGTGGACTGGGTCGACCTCGACGGTGCCCGGTTGCGCGACGAACCGCACCACCTCGAGGCGGGCACCCCGCACATCGCGGGCGTGTACGGGCTCGGTGCCACGCTCGACTACCTGCGCGGACTGGGCTGGCGGGAGGTCGCGGCGCACGACCGGGAGCTCGCGGCCGAGTTGTACCGGTGGATCGAGCAGCGGCCGCACCTCGCCCCGCTCGGCGGCACCGGCGCCGACGGCCGTGCCGCCATCGCCAGCCTGCGGTTGCCCGCCCGCGTGGACGCGGACGAGGTCGCTCGCCTGTTGAGCGACTCGTACTCGGTGATGTGCCGGTCAGGGAAGCTCTGCGCGCAACCGCTGATCGACACGATCGGCGACGGACGCCCCGTCCTGCGCGTCTCGGCGTACCTCTACACCACGCCGGACGAGCTGCGCACGGCCTTCGAGGCCCTGGACGAGGTTCTCTCGATGGTCGGTGTGCCGGTCGGATGA
- a CDS encoding class I SAM-dependent methyltransferase, with translation MTIDFNQHFEDHAVHYADRVAPLFDVTCRHVGAWAAALPAATRVLDVACGDGRVAATVSASGHEVIACDRSASLLRRAAHVRVRVLRADAHALPLQDGSVGAVVCNLGLQFFDRPVVALREMARVAGGGKPVLVTVPGTASGAPLPARLPVTDLLESAGLALVAEHTLADHARLHDVTTLLAVWRVELGHRRELAEASDEELTELAEVLLEREEGGVGVPLVFRAYHCTAG, from the coding sequence ATGACCATCGACTTCAACCAGCACTTCGAGGACCACGCCGTGCACTACGCCGACCGGGTGGCCCCGCTCTTCGACGTGACCTGCCGGCACGTCGGGGCGTGGGCCGCGGCGCTTCCGGCCGCCACCCGGGTGCTCGACGTCGCGTGCGGTGACGGCCGGGTGGCCGCCACGGTCTCCGCGAGCGGCCACGAGGTGATCGCATGTGACCGGTCCGCGTCGCTGCTGCGGCGCGCGGCGCACGTCCGCGTGCGGGTGCTCCGCGCTGACGCGCACGCCCTTCCGCTGCAGGACGGCAGTGTGGGGGCGGTCGTGTGCAACCTCGGGCTGCAGTTCTTCGACCGCCCGGTGGTCGCACTGCGCGAGATGGCCCGCGTGGCGGGCGGCGGAAAGCCGGTGTTGGTCACGGTTCCCGGCACTGCGTCCGGAGCTCCGCTGCCGGCGCGCCTCCCCGTCACGGATCTGCTCGAATCGGCGGGGCTCGCGCTCGTCGCGGAGCACACCCTCGCCGATCACGCGCGTCTTCACGACGTCACGACGCTGCTGGCGGTGTGGCGGGTCGAGCTGGGACACCGCCGGGAGCTGGCCGAGGCCTCGGACGAGGAGCTGACCGAGCTCGCGGAAGTGCTGCTGGAACGGGAAGAAGGAGGAGTCGGCGTGCCGTTGGTGTTTCGGGCCTACCACTGCACGGCCGGGTAG
- a CDS encoding MFS transporter gives MARGALWRSPDFLRLWAAQSISETGTQVSMLAIPLLAIGVLQVSAAELGLLGAARTLPFLLFALPAGALLDRMRRRPVMVFADFARAALLATIPVAHAFGALTLWHLFCVVALVGLLTVFFDVAYQSFLPSLVDRAQLTEGNAKLTTTRSAAEVIGPGVAGTLVGAIGAAVTIVVDAVSYLLSGLLCWRIRREEPVSTTGGAPRSLRREIVEGLVFVVRHPLLGRIGICAGLTNFASSMTTVLLPLYMVRSLGYSPGLVGLVLAIAGLGLVVGAVCAARLSTRFGVGRTIVGSAIASGAGLVLIPFAGPALSLPFLIAGKVLFGLSVPLFNIAQISLRQAVTPHRLLGRMNASMRFLVWSTISLGSLAAGLLGEVFGMRAALVVASVIGALSWLALMWSPVPRLRELPSELPA, from the coding sequence ATGGCGCGCGGCGCGTTGTGGCGTTCACCCGACTTCCTGCGGTTGTGGGCCGCCCAGTCGATCAGCGAGACGGGCACGCAGGTCAGCATGCTCGCCATTCCGCTGCTGGCCATCGGCGTGCTGCAGGTGTCAGCGGCGGAGCTCGGCCTGCTCGGTGCGGCGCGGACGTTGCCGTTCCTGCTGTTCGCGTTGCCGGCGGGCGCGTTGCTCGACCGGATGCGCCGCAGGCCGGTCATGGTGTTCGCGGACTTCGCACGGGCCGCCCTGCTGGCGACCATTCCCGTCGCTCACGCCTTCGGCGCGCTCACCCTGTGGCACCTGTTCTGCGTCGTCGCACTGGTCGGCTTGCTCACGGTGTTCTTCGACGTCGCGTACCAGAGCTTCCTGCCCTCCCTGGTCGACCGCGCGCAGCTGACGGAGGGCAACGCGAAGCTGACCACCACCCGCTCGGCGGCCGAGGTGATCGGTCCTGGCGTGGCGGGCACGCTGGTCGGCGCGATCGGCGCCGCGGTCACGATCGTGGTCGACGCGGTGAGCTACCTGCTGTCCGGGTTGCTGTGCTGGCGCATCCGGCGGGAGGAACCCGTCAGCACGACGGGTGGTGCGCCGAGATCGCTGCGGCGCGAGATCGTCGAAGGGCTGGTGTTCGTCGTCCGCCACCCGCTGCTGGGCCGGATCGGGATCTGCGCCGGACTCACCAACTTCGCGTCGTCGATGACGACCGTGCTGCTACCGCTGTACATGGTCCGCTCGCTCGGCTACTCGCCGGGCCTGGTCGGTCTCGTGCTGGCGATCGCGGGCCTCGGTCTCGTCGTCGGCGCGGTGTGCGCGGCCCGGCTGTCCACGCGGTTCGGCGTCGGGCGCACCATCGTGGGGAGCGCCATCGCCTCGGGTGCCGGGCTGGTGCTGATCCCGTTCGCCGGTCCGGCGTTGTCGTTGCCGTTCCTCATCGCGGGCAAGGTCCTCTTCGGACTGTCCGTGCCGCTGTTCAACATCGCGCAGATCAGCCTGCGCCAGGCGGTGACGCCGCACCGGCTGCTCGGCAGGATGAACGCGTCGATGCGGTTCCTGGTGTGGAGCACCATCTCACTGGGCAGCCTGGCCGCCGGACTCCTCGGCGAGGTCTTCGGGATGCGTGCCGCGCTGGTGGTCGCCTCCGTCATCGGTGCTCTGTCCTGGCTGGCGCTGATGTGGTCGCCGGTGCCCCGGCTGCGCGAGCTGCCGTCGGAGCTGCCGGCATGA